A region from the Candidatus Methylomirabilota bacterium genome encodes:
- a CDS encoding glycosyltransferase family 1 protein produces MRIAIDGHPLIPPRAGIGQYTYHLIRALARLEPAHQYIVMYPRLTRTLRTREVPVFAEKCVRVVSEGRLRFLVFRARRKLRRKLGLTPAVERSLGPYDVYHATNYVFTHSVKRARRVVTIHDMTLMLFPEWHPRARVSSMASEIARSLEIADHVLADSASTRDDIVKHFSIRPERISVVPLAAAQSFKPLPATEVQQVLSDWGLVPDAYLLFMGTIEPRKNLLRLLQAAELAGNRAGPLVLAGADGWRSDEVARRIQSLRRAGRLTYLGYVPDEARPALINGARGFVYPSLYEGFGLPVLEAMACGVPVLASNVSSLPEVVGDAGLMVDPADVDSIAQGMVRLWEDETLRRELSARGLRRAAGFSWEKTARQTLKAYDRA; encoded by the coding sequence ATGAGGATTGCGATCGACGGGCATCCGTTGATCCCTCCTCGGGCCGGAATCGGCCAGTATACCTATCACCTCATCAGAGCTCTCGCGCGGCTGGAGCCCGCCCACCAGTACATCGTCATGTACCCGCGACTCACCCGGACCCTGCGCACGCGCGAGGTGCCGGTCTTCGCCGAGAAGTGTGTCCGGGTGGTCAGCGAGGGCCGGCTCCGCTTCCTCGTGTTCCGCGCCAGGCGCAAGCTGCGGCGCAAGCTCGGCCTGACCCCGGCGGTCGAGCGAAGCCTCGGACCGTACGACGTCTACCACGCCACGAACTATGTGTTCACCCATTCGGTGAAGCGGGCGCGACGGGTGGTGACGATCCACGACATGACCCTGATGCTGTTTCCCGAATGGCACCCGCGGGCCCGGGTGAGCAGCATGGCGAGCGAGATCGCGCGCTCCCTGGAGATTGCGGATCATGTCCTCGCGGACTCGGCGTCGACCCGCGATGACATCGTCAAACATTTCAGCATTCGCCCGGAGCGCATCAGCGTCGTGCCCCTCGCGGCCGCCCAGTCATTCAAGCCGCTCCCGGCGACGGAGGTGCAGCAGGTCCTGTCGGACTGGGGCCTGGTGCCGGACGCCTATCTGCTCTTCATGGGCACGATCGAGCCCAGGAAGAATCTCCTGAGGCTCCTGCAGGCTGCCGAGCTGGCCGGAAACCGGGCCGGGCCCCTCGTCCTCGCCGGTGCCGACGGCTGGAGGAGCGACGAAGTCGCGCGCCGCATCCAGAGCCTGCGACGGGCCGGGCGTCTCACGTATCTGGGCTACGTCCCGGACGAGGCCCGGCCGGCGCTGATCAATGGCGCGCGTGGCTTCGTCTATCCCTCCCTGTACGAGGGGTTCGGCCTCCCGGTGCTGGAGGCGATGGCCTGCGGCGTGCCGGTCCTGGCCTCCAACGTGTCGTCCCTGCCCGAGGTCGTCGGGGACGCGGGCCTGATGGTGGACCCGGCGGACGTCGATTCGATCGCCCAGGGCATGGTTCGGCTATGGGAGGACGAGACGCTCCGTCGCGAGCTCTCCGCGCGAGGATTGCGGCGGGCCGCCGGGTTTTCGTGGGAGAAAACCGCGAGGCAGACCTTGAAGGCGTACGATCGCGCCTGA
- the lptD gene encoding LPS assembly protein LptD produces MGSILALLLVVLARAPASGQSSAGAFSIPAGSEEATVVADQLQQVGGTSDLMIAIGNVEIVRGQTRLLADRVEINRDTGQAIAQGKVVFYDGPDRLVGERIDYNLKTGTGVVYQGSAVSAPFYHLTGERMDRTGESIYEVRRGAFTTCEGDDPPWSFRFGSGTAALDDMVYGRDASFWVKSVPILPWFPYFAAALRKERQSGFLFPEFGQSSRRGYFTKLPFYWVINDSQDLTVSLDTFSARGIGVEADYRYVWSRDQRGTLGAFGITEIFRGTQPPDIPENRGWTDLRHDWRIAPGLTFKVDSQVTSDDQIYRDYADRLTDRSRLAAVTNVSLTKTWTNWNLLGQVRWYQDLTTLRPLELQRVPEVDLAGVRQQVPGVPWLLYETNASFVNFIRQVDGPEGVRADFHPRFFAPIPIGGYLTVTPFAGGRLTYYDQRVTGFHTGLDGILTQASEYDPRVRQQIEGGVELQSKVARVYQTDGFAGIAALQHSIEPRAQFIEIRGYNQKNMPTYDPGYNTGTGIDPGYERAHGIDRLGRANEVTYYLTNVLRAKTVAGPGQEAVRWDLMRFTLSQTYNFKPIDQPVGDLYADLALQPNQRIRIGGYVRYNMYGLGLREAAGLVGVVYPRFSAAFGPRFNEQGQSVTLGPQIAPVGPQRTLTGETRIRVLQNLDIKTGAAWEFVNGTDAVEYRAGIDWRFDCWSLSALYINRHNGESEFRFQVNLLGVGQVGTSARPF; encoded by the coding sequence TTGGGTTCCATTCTGGCCCTTCTCCTAGTCGTTCTCGCGCGCGCCCCCGCCTCCGGCCAGTCCTCCGCAGGAGCTTTCAGCATCCCGGCCGGCTCCGAGGAGGCCACCGTCGTCGCCGACCAGCTCCAGCAAGTCGGGGGCACCTCCGACCTGATGATCGCCATCGGCAACGTGGAGATCGTCCGCGGGCAGACCCGCCTGCTCGCCGACCGGGTCGAGATCAACCGCGACACCGGGCAGGCGATCGCGCAGGGGAAGGTGGTCTTCTACGACGGGCCCGACCGGCTGGTGGGCGAGCGGATCGACTACAACCTGAAGACGGGCACCGGCGTGGTGTACCAGGGCTCCGCGGTCTCGGCGCCCTTCTACCACCTCACCGGTGAGCGGATGGACCGGACCGGGGAGAGCATCTACGAGGTCCGGCGAGGCGCCTTCACCACCTGTGAGGGTGATGACCCGCCCTGGTCGTTCCGGTTCGGCTCGGGAACGGCTGCTCTCGACGATATGGTCTACGGCCGCGACGCCTCGTTCTGGGTCAAGAGCGTCCCGATACTGCCCTGGTTCCCGTACTTCGCCGCCGCCCTGCGGAAGGAGCGGCAGTCCGGCTTCCTCTTCCCCGAGTTCGGACAGTCGAGCCGCCGCGGCTACTTCACCAAGCTTCCCTTCTACTGGGTGATCAACGACAGCCAGGACCTCACGGTCTCGCTCGACACCTTCAGCGCGCGCGGCATCGGTGTCGAGGCGGACTACCGGTACGTCTGGTCGCGGGACCAGCGCGGCACCTTGGGCGCCTTCGGGATCACCGAGATCTTCCGCGGCACTCAGCCCCCCGATATTCCCGAGAACCGGGGCTGGACCGATCTGCGCCACGACTGGCGGATCGCGCCGGGCCTGACCTTCAAGGTGGATTCGCAGGTCACGAGCGACGACCAGATCTACCGAGACTACGCGGACCGCCTGACCGACCGCTCACGGCTCGCGGCGGTGACCAACGTCTCGCTGACCAAGACCTGGACCAACTGGAACCTCCTGGGCCAGGTGCGCTGGTACCAGGACCTCACGACCCTACGTCCCCTCGAGCTGCAGCGCGTGCCCGAGGTCGACCTCGCCGGCGTCCGCCAGCAGGTGCCCGGGGTGCCGTGGCTCCTGTACGAGACGAACGCCTCCTTCGTCAACTTCATCCGGCAGGTGGACGGCCCGGAGGGCGTACGCGCCGACTTCCACCCGCGCTTCTTCGCGCCGATCCCGATCGGCGGCTACCTGACCGTCACCCCGTTCGCGGGCGGCCGTCTCACCTACTACGACCAGCGGGTGACCGGCTTTCACACCGGGTTGGACGGCATCCTGACCCAGGCGTCCGAGTACGATCCGCGCGTGCGCCAGCAGATCGAGGGAGGCGTGGAGCTGCAGAGCAAGGTGGCCCGCGTCTACCAGACGGACGGCTTCGCCGGGATCGCGGCGCTGCAGCATTCGATCGAGCCGCGCGCGCAGTTCATCGAGATCCGCGGATACAACCAGAAGAACATGCCGACGTACGACCCGGGCTACAACACGGGGACGGGCATCGATCCGGGCTACGAGCGGGCGCACGGCATCGACCGGCTCGGCAGGGCCAACGAGGTGACGTACTACCTGACCAACGTGCTGCGAGCCAAGACGGTGGCCGGGCCGGGCCAGGAGGCCGTGCGCTGGGACCTGATGCGGTTCACGCTGAGTCAGACCTACAACTTCAAGCCCATCGATCAGCCGGTCGGCGACCTGTACGCGGACCTGGCGCTCCAGCCCAACCAGCGAATCCGCATCGGCGGCTACGTGCGATACAACATGTACGGGCTGGGGCTCCGGGAGGCGGCGGGGCTGGTCGGGGTGGTGTATCCGCGGTTCTCGGCGGCCTTCGGACCGCGATTCAACGAGCAGGGGCAGAGTGTCACATTGGGCCCGCAGATCGCCCCGGTCGGCCCGCAGCGTACCCTGACCGGCGAGACGCGGATCCGGGTCCTGCAGAACCTGGACATCAAGACAGGTGCGGCGTGGGAGTTCGTCAATGGCACCGACGCGGTCGAGTATCGGGCGGGAATCGACTGGCGCTTCGATTGCTGGTCCCTGTCGGCCCTCTACATCAACCGGCACAACGGCGAGAGCGAGTTCCGCTTCCAGGTGAACCTGCTGGGCGTGGGCCAGGTGGGGACGTCGGCCCGGCCGTTTTAG